Genomic DNA from Nitratidesulfovibrio vulgaris str. Hildenborough:
CAGCACCCGGTAGCCGGAACCCAGTCACCCTTCATGGAAGCCGACGCCGTGCGCACCATCGCCGCACACGTGCTTTCCGGCGGGCGCATCGACCGCGCCGGGGCCGAGACGCTCTACCATGAGGCATCGCTGCACACCCTTGCCCATCTGGCCCACGCCGTGCGGCTGCGGCGTCACCCTGAACCGGTGGTGACCTATGTGGCCGACCGCAACATCAACTACTCCAACATCTGCGTGTGCGCCTGCCGCTTCTGTGCCTTCTACCGCGCCCCCGGCGCGGAAGGCGGCTATGTGCTCTCCCGCGAGGAACTCGCCCGCAAGATAGACGAGACGCTGGTCCTCGGCGGCACGCAGATACTGTTGCAGGGGGGCCATCACCCCGACCTGCCGCTGCACTTCTACGAGGACATGATAGGCTGGATACGCGCCACCTACCCCGCCATCCATATCCATGCCTTCTCGCCGCCCGAAATCGTCTTCTTTGCCGAGAAGGAGCACCTCACCATCGGCGAGGTCATCGAACGCCTCCGAGCTGCGGGGCTCGACTCCATCCCCGGCGGCGGTGCGGAGATACTGGTGGACGAGGTGCGCACGAAGGTCTCGCCCAACAAGTGCTCGGCCGAACTGTGGCTCGCCGTCATGGAAGAGGCGCACTATCAGGGGCTGCGCACCACGGCGACCATGATGTTCGGCCATGAGGAGACCCACGCCCACCGCCTCGACCACCTCTTCGCCGTGCGCGATGTGCAGGACCGTACCGGAGGCTTCACCGCCTTCATCCCGTGGACGTTCCAGCCCGCCAACACCGCCATCGACCGCGACCCCGAACCCGCGCCCGCCTACCTTCGACTGCTGGCCCTCTCGCGCATCGTGCTCGACAACATCGACAACATCCAGGCCTCGTGGGTGACCATGGGCCCGCACGTGGCGCAGCTTGCGCTCTTCTACGGCGCCAACGACTTCGGTTCGCTGATGATAGAGGAGAACGTCGTGGCCGCAGCCGGTGTGAGCTTCAGCCTTTCGCGCGGCGAGATACACAAGATCATCCGGGCAGCGGGCTTCACCCCCGTGCAACGCACCATGGACTACACCCCCGTGGTGCCCCAACCCGTCGAAGCATAGCACTCCGGGGGGCGAAGGCATGCGCCGCGCCCCCCGGCTGACACCCTGCGGAGAACGCACCATGCACACCCCCTGCACCTACCCCCTGCGCCTCGGCCGCATCGGATACCTCAACGTGCTGCCCATCTACCACCCGCTGGAGACGGGCATCATCCCGCACGAGTTCGACATCGTTGCGGGGCCGCCCGCCGTGCTCAACAACATGATGGCGCGTGGCGACCTGCATGTGTCCGCCACATCGTCCATCGAGTACGGACGCCATGCCGACGACTACCTTCTGGTGCCCGACATGGCCATCGGCAGCCGTGGGCCCGTCATGAGCGTGCTGCTTCTCTCGCGCCGCCCCGTCGAAGAACTTGCGGGGCAGACCGTACTCGTCAGTGCCGAGACCCATACCTCCGCCGCCCTGCTGCGCCTGCTGTTCCGCGAATACTACCGTTTCCCTGTCAGCTATGTCACCGGATGCGCCACCACGCAGATTGCAGGCCCAGAGGCCCCCGAGGCATTTCTCGCCATCGGTGACGAGGCATTGCGCCTGCGCAACCACCCGGACTACCCCCATGTGCTCGACCTTGGCGAGGCATGGCGTCAGTGGACGGGGCTGCCCTTCATCTTCGGTGTCTGGGTGGTCAGCCGCGCCGCAGCCGCGGCCTGTCGCTTCAGCGAGAACCCCGCCGACCTGCTTCGCCGCGCCCGCGACTGGGGAGAGGCCCACATGGACACCATCCTCGACCTCACCCTTCAGGGATGCCCACTCACCCGCGAAGAACTGCGCGTCTACTACGACGGACTCGTGTACCACCTCGGTGACGAGGAACAGGAAGGGCTGAGGCTGTTCTACAGCCGACTCGCCGCCAGTGGCGACCTTGCACGCGCCCCCGCGCTCGCCTTCTTCGGCGCATAACCGTTCCTGCGCTGTTCCTGCTGCCGCACTTCAGGCTTGCATTATATATAGCAAACACTATATATAATTTCGCAAGACGCTAGATGGAGGGGGCATATGGCAACCCGTGACAGCGGAACGTGGTGCAACGGCAACGGGCCTGCGGAAGAGATGCCCTCCCGCAGGGTATACGACGGAGATGTCTGCAAGGGTTACGACCAGCTGCCCCCGGCGCCCTCCAGTCGCCCCTCACCATACGAAACCGAAGCACCCCGCGCCTTCTGCGGGACAGTCCTCGTTGCCGACATCACCAACCATAGCCTGCTGTTCACACCCTCCAAGGAGACCGCCGGGCAGCAAGACACCGCAGACTCGCCGACGGCCTGCATCCTGATGCGAACGCTGCATGAACGCCTGCTTCCCGTCGTCATCACAGGTGCCGGAAACGTCAACGTCACCCGCGACGGCGTCACGGCAGCCTATGCGGACACGACGACGGAAACGGCGGCACGGCGGGCCATGCGGGATGCGCTCGAACTTCGGGCCCGTACAACGGCACTCCTCTCTTCCAGCCGGTATGCCAAGCTCATACCGCCCGGTACGGGGTTGCGCATCGCCATCGTCACGGGGGCGGTGCACCTTGTGCCCATTGAACCGCCCCTCGCCCATGCGTCCCGCACCGGCACCATCCTGCCCTTCATCATGGGCGACACGGTAAGCCTCGCCACGAGGCTGTGCGCCAGCAGCTTCCTGCGACCCGACGGGCTGGCCCTTTGCGACACCACCTACCGGGCGCTTCAGGGCGAACCCGGTCTTGCCAGCCTGCATTTCGCGCACCGTATGTGGCGACCCACCCCCGGCACGACCCACCCGATTCACCTGTTCCAATGCCGCTGCCCCCGCAACACGGCGAGAGGCACCGGAAAGACCCGCCCCCCTACACGTGCAGACGGTGCGCGCCATAAATCCCCCTGCCATTGCCGCGTGCCGTCTGCACGTTCCTGAGTGCCTACCCGGATTCGGGCGCACCTGAAGACCACGTGACAAGACGACGCACACCGGAGGACACCATGTGACGCGGGCATATCCTGACCATGCCACCAGAACGCGAGAAGGGCTGTCGACAGACTATGGTGTCGTGAGATGGCGTAGCAGCGAAAAGAAGGTGAAGAGCGACCACCCGAGGGCCAAACCCGCCACAAGCAGAGTGACGGGCATCGTCCTGCGGCCCTTACGCCCGAGGTCGCGAAGATAGAGGACGGCAGCTGCCGGAACAAGGACAAGCAAGGCCAGTTGCAGGAACACGCGCATCATCATCCCTCACGTACGACAGACGGGAATGACCACGATGGCAAAGACGCCCGGAGGACGCCCGCCATCAGTCGTCCTCGCCCGCACGGCACACCCGTTCACGTCGCCCGCCTGAAGACAGTCCAAGCCATATGGCAAAGAGCGCGAGAGACGCCCCCACAAGCCCCAAGGGCCCCGTGGGCCTGTCGAAGAACACGATGTCCCAGACGAAGGCAAGCGCAGGCTGCGCCAGCATGACCAGCCCCCCAAGCGAGGCGGGCAGACGCGGCAGACCGCTCGAAAGCAGCAGCCAGCCAAGCCCCTGACAGAAGACGCCATAGACCAGCAGCACTGCCAGCGACCCCGCGTCGGGAATGGAGAAATCTCCGCCCCTGCCCAGCACGCCGAGACCGATGAGGGCCGCACACGCCAGTGAGACGAGCGCCATGTTCGCCTCTGCGGGCAACTGCCCCGCCATGCCCTGCGACCGCCGCAACAGCAGTATGTACAGCGCATACCAGAAGGCCGTGGCGAAGCCGTAGCCCACACCGGGAAGCATGTCACCGGACAGGCTGTCGGGCGTCACCCCGAGAAGCAGCCATAGCCCTGCCACGGCAAGGGGCATGGCCACCAGCAACCGGACGGGGATGCGTTCACGCAGCAGCAAGGCCCCGGCCAGTGCCACGAGAAAGACCTGAAAATTGCCGAGGATGGTCGCCAGCCCCGGCCCCACCAGCAGGATGGAGCGATGCCAGCATTCGAGGTCGAATCCGAAGAAGAGGGCCGCCCCGAGTGTGACCGCGTAGACGCCCTTCGGCGCCGCGAAGCGCTGCCCGCGCCACAGGGCCACGGCAAGCAGGGCGACGCCGCCGAAGAACAGCCTGTAGAAGGCGGTCTGGCTGGGGCCCACGTCGACCATCTTCACGAAGACCGGCGAGAAGCTGATGATGACAGCCCCGGCGAACACGCGAAGCAGTCCGCCGCGGGAGAGACAGGTGGAATCTTCCATTGTCGCAGGATACGTGAAGCCCCCCGGCACGTCCAGCATGAGACCGGCGAGGGAGGGCGTGGGCAAGGCCTGAGCAGGACATCATGACCGCCTCAACACCGACGCCCTTCGGGTCTGCACGGCATGAGCAGGGCACGAGAGGGCATCATGACCCGATGGCTTCCGGGCGGCCTGCCCTGCGGCACCCAAGACAGCAGTCAGCGAGGACTAGCGTTCGCCAGCCCTGAGTCGGGCCTCGCGCGCTTCAGCCACATGGCCACGGGCGTCGAGGGCACGCGCCAGTTCAAGCCAGCCCTGCTTGAGGTCGGGACGCAGGGCGACACTCTGCCTGGAGAGGGCCTCGGCCATGGCCGGGTCTTCTCCGCCATCAAGATAGAGACGGGCCATCAGCTGCAAGGCCACGGCATCCTGCGGATTACGCAACAGGGCGTCGTGCAGATGCTCACGGGCCTCGTCGGGGCGGCCCTGTCGCATGGAGAGACGGGCGAGGTTGCGGTGGACGAGGCCGCCGGAGTCTCCCGCACGGGCCGCCTTGTTGAAGTACTGGCGGGCCTGCGCGTAACGCTTCTCCCCTTCGGCGAGTTGACCGAGGCGCACCAGCGCGAAGACATGGCCCGGTGCGTACTTGAGGCATTTCCGGTACTGCTTGCGGGCTTCGGCCGTCTCACCCAGCGACTGGCAGACCGTGCCAAGGTTGTACAGTGCCATGGGGTCGCCCGGCTTGCGTTGCAGCGCCTGTTCGAAGTAGCGGCGCGCCTCGCCGTGCCTGCCGAGACCCGCCATGCACACACCAAGCGAATTCCACGCCATGGTGTTGCCTTCGTCCGCCAGCAGGGCCGTCTTGTACTCCTCGATGGCACCGAACGTATCGCCGAGGCTGAACCGCTTGTCGGCGCTGATGTTGAGGGCCAGCGAATCGAAGATGCCCACACGCGGTTCAGGCAGCAGCAAAGCGTATTCGAGGGCCTTGAGGGCGTTCTCCAGCGCGTCCGCCCTGCGGTAGGCGAGGAAGGGGTGGCACCCCACACCCACCGCGGCGTCGATGCGCAACCGCTTCGACAACAGGTCGCACAGCTGGCGGTAGCTTTCGCGCGCCGCGTCGCATGTCATATCGGGGTGGAAGAACACGATGCTGTTCAGGCCGTATCGCCCACCCAGAGTCTCTGCGCCGAAATGGTCGCGGCACAGTTGGGCAGCCTCCGCCATGAGCTGTTCGGGGTGCGAGGCACGCCCTTCCGGGTCGCGCCCGTCGTCGCTGAAGCGGACCAGCGCAAGGGCGAAGCAGTCGCAACCTTCGCGTGCCTCACTCCAGCGGGCGAGGAAGTCGCCATGCCGGTACAATCCGGTGAGGGGGTCCACCTGCACGCCGCTGGCATCGCGCCGGGCATCACCGCCCTTCTCCTCGGGCAGCAGG
This window encodes:
- a CDS encoding tetratricopeptide repeat protein gives rise to the protein MTAPALLSREAELSRRDLIALESRLREAVSRFLPFKAYSLYFPREAETVEPLWLPGEGRLLLPLIHGGALLAVFVARGVPRRIVRSLMPAFPGLLALCMENLALYKAGRTDALTGLSTRQHLVERMAREADHVRTCFANPPEGEGDLGAPLHRACMGLVVVRLASLRQVARDHGYTFADRLTTELARELSALAPEQALAARTGDYEFALLVPAAASGVCRKLAEEAVQRLSAVSLRCGLTEKAVRVCVSAGYAVYPRDMEGALFERDMAEQARVLLRKARLAAAVAGEGEGSEGPGVMGFARILAEGGAVVETHPLSRVMVNLGRSMNAREGQRFSVWSVAYPVRGGTHEPRQPLYKGEVVLLEVREDRSVAEILHLGDPTWPIEPGDRLTLLPEEKGGDARRDASGVQVDPLTGLYRHGDFLARWSEAREGCDCFALALVRFSDDGRDPEGRASHPEQLMAEAAQLCRDHFGAETLGGRYGLNSIVFFHPDMTCDAARESYRQLCDLLSKRLRIDAAVGVGCHPFLAYRRADALENALKALEYALLLPEPRVGIFDSLALNISADKRFSLGDTFGAIEEYKTALLADEGNTMAWNSLGVCMAGLGRHGEARRYFEQALQRKPGDPMALYNLGTVCQSLGETAEARKQYRKCLKYAPGHVFALVRLGQLAEGEKRYAQARQYFNKAARAGDSGGLVHRNLARLSMRQGRPDEAREHLHDALLRNPQDAVALQLMARLYLDGGEDPAMAEALSRQSVALRPDLKQGWLELARALDARGHVAEAREARLRAGER
- a CDS encoding nucleotidyl cyclase domain-containing protein produces the protein MATRDSGTWCNGNGPAEEMPSRRVYDGDVCKGYDQLPPAPSSRPSPYETEAPRAFCGTVLVADITNHSLLFTPSKETAGQQDTADSPTACILMRTLHERLLPVVITGAGNVNVTRDGVTAAYADTTTETAARRAMRDALELRARTTALLSSSRYAKLIPPGTGLRIAIVTGAVHLVPIEPPLAHASRTGTILPFIMGDTVSLATRLCASSFLRPDGLALCDTTYRALQGEPGLASLHFAHRMWRPTPGTTHPIHLFQCRCPRNTARGTGKTRPPTRADGARHKSPCHCRVPSARS
- the mqnC gene encoding cyclic dehypoxanthinyl futalosine synthase; this encodes MSQHPVAGTQSPFMEADAVRTIAAHVLSGGRIDRAGAETLYHEASLHTLAHLAHAVRLRRHPEPVVTYVADRNINYSNICVCACRFCAFYRAPGAEGGYVLSREELARKIDETLVLGGTQILLQGGHHPDLPLHFYEDMIGWIRATYPAIHIHAFSPPEIVFFAEKEHLTIGEVIERLRAAGLDSIPGGGAEILVDEVRTKVSPNKCSAELWLAVMEEAHYQGLRTTATMMFGHEETHAHRLDHLFAVRDVQDRTGGFTAFIPWTFQPANTAIDRDPEPAPAYLRLLALSRIVLDNIDNIQASWVTMGPHVAQLALFYGANDFGSLMIEENVVAAAGVSFSLSRGEIHKIIRAAGFTPVQRTMDYTPVVPQPVEA
- a CDS encoding DMT family transporter: MLDVPGGFTYPATMEDSTCLSRGGLLRVFAGAVIISFSPVFVKMVDVGPSQTAFYRLFFGGVALLAVALWRGQRFAAPKGVYAVTLGAALFFGFDLECWHRSILLVGPGLATILGNFQVFLVALAGALLLRERIPVRLLVAMPLAVAGLWLLLGVTPDSLSGDMLPGVGYGFATAFWYALYILLLRRSQGMAGQLPAEANMALVSLACAALIGLGVLGRGGDFSIPDAGSLAVLLVYGVFCQGLGWLLLSSGLPRLPASLGGLVMLAQPALAFVWDIVFFDRPTGPLGLVGASLALFAIWLGLSSGGRRERVCRAGEDD
- a CDS encoding menaquinone biosynthetic enzyme MqnA/MqnD family protein, translating into MHTPCTYPLRLGRIGYLNVLPIYHPLETGIIPHEFDIVAGPPAVLNNMMARGDLHVSATSSIEYGRHADDYLLVPDMAIGSRGPVMSVLLLSRRPVEELAGQTVLVSAETHTSAALLRLLFREYYRFPVSYVTGCATTQIAGPEAPEAFLAIGDEALRLRNHPDYPHVLDLGEAWRQWTGLPFIFGVWVVSRAAAAACRFSENPADLLRRARDWGEAHMDTILDLTLQGCPLTREELRVYYDGLVYHLGDEEQEGLRLFYSRLAASGDLARAPALAFFGA